In a single window of the Arachis hypogaea cultivar Tifrunner chromosome 6, arahy.Tifrunner.gnm2.J5K5, whole genome shotgun sequence genome:
- the LOC112696143 gene encoding pterocarpan synthase 1: MAKTLTFFSTLTVLFFLFSSYVTAKQPRFYRTISPTSLGLRKEKLSHLHFYFHDIVSGPKPTAIRVAEAQVTKHSPTLFGAVVMIDDPLTVGPEPSSKLVGKAQGIYASASQNDMGLLMVMNLEFSEGKYNGSTLSLLGRNAVLHTIREMPIVGGSGLFRFAHGYAQAKTHWINITSGDAIVEYNVYVFHY; the protein is encoded by the coding sequence atggCTAAAACCTTAACCTTCTTCTCCACACTCAccgtcctcttcttcctcttctcgtCCTATGTAACAGCCAAACAACCTCGCTTCTATCGAACCATCTCTCCCACATCTCTGGGCCTCCGCAAAGAGAAGCTCAGCCACCTCCATTTCTATTTCCACGACATTGTCAGCGGCCCAAAGCCCACCGCCATAAGGGTGGCCGAGGCCCAAGTGACAAAGCATTCCCCCACCCTCTTCGGAGCGGTGGTCATGATCGACGACCCCTTGACAGTGGGGCCCGAGCCCAGCTCCAAGCTGGTGGGAAAAGCCCAGGGAATCTACGCCTCTGCTTCGCAGAACGACATGGGGTTGCTGATGGTGATGAACTTGGAGTTCTCGGAAGGCAAATACAATGGCAGCACGCTAAGCTTGCTTGGTCGGAACGCGGTGCTTCACACCATCAGGGAGATGCCCATCGTTGGTGGCAGCGGGCTTTTCCGATTCGCCCATGGCTATGCTCAGGCCAAAACTCACTGGATCAATATCACTTCAGGGGACGCCATTGTCGAGTACAATGTCTACGTGTTCCATTATTGA
- the LOC112698098 gene encoding dirigent protein 22-like — MAMAKSKTLFSIFFIPLLFSTLITARDPRFDRSLSPKSLGLRKEKLSHLHFYFHDILSGQNPTAVRVAQAAMTATSPTVFGAVMMADDPLTVGPEPNSKVIGKAQGIYASASQNDLGLLMVLNFAFMEGKYNGSTVSLLGRNAVFSGVREMSIVGGSGVFRFARGYAQAKTVWLNTTSGDAIVEYNVYVLHY, encoded by the exons ATGGCAATGGCAAAATCCAAAACCCTCTTCTCTATCTTCTTCATTCCCCTCCTCTTCTCCACCCTTATCACCGCCAGAGACCCTCGTTTCGATCGAAGCCTGTCTCCAAAATCACTGGGCCTCCGCAAGGAGAAGCTTAGCCACCTCCACTTTTACTTCCACGACATTCTCAGCGGCCAAAACCCCACCGCCGTTAGGGTGGCCCAAGCTGCAATGACGGCCACGTCCCCCACAGTATTCGGAGCTGTAATGATGGCCGATGACCCCTTAACCGTTGGGCCTGAGCCCAACTCGAAGGTCATAGGAAAAGCCCAGGGAATttatgcgtccgcgtcacaaaaTGATCTGGGGCTATTGAT GGTGTTAAACTTTGCATTCATGGAAGGGAAGTACAATGGGAGCACAGTGAGTTTGTTGGGGAGGAATGCGGTGTTTTCCGGCGTGAGGGAGATGTCGATCGTGGGAGGGAGCGGGGTATTCCGATTTGCACGTGGATACGCTCAGGCCAAGACTGTCTGGCTTAACACCACCTCCGGCGATGCTATTGTCGAATATAATGTCTACGTTTtgcattattaa
- the LOC112696142 gene encoding zinc finger protein GIS — MDKAERETHDFMNVDSFSQLPFIRPAPPPKEKGIRLFGIEFGDTSPISTVQESESADTTTNENSNNNLENNNNNNNNGESSRRFECHYCCRNFPTSQALGGHQNAHKRERQHAKRQHLQSAMVHGSLAEGHHQVYGFMNYRFGSFGSSPTMAAYPTWNNSSHNNTGVGRFYGTSSSYSSSSPSSSHHQQPPINGNPLSVWRIPNGGGGSNNPILGRERGFPLLAGEEVNARIGATRVELSPNNNNGSQNGVQDNVKLAWTFCPNTRVSFQDNIGPEITGGGGDDTEGGFLNSDSVQCN, encoded by the exons ATGGACAAAGCTGAGAGAGAGACGCACGACTTCATGAACGTCGACTCTTTCTCTCAGCTTCCCTTCATCCGCCCTGCTCCGCCCCCTAAAGAAAAGGGCATCAGACTGTTCGGCATAGAATTTGGCGACACTTCGCCAATTTCTACTGTCCAAGAGTCTGAATCCGCTGACACAACCACTAACGAAAACAGCAACAACAACTTagagaataataacaacaacaacaacaacggcGAGAGTAGCCGGAGGTTCGAATGCCACTACTGCTGTAGAAACTTTCCGACTTCTCAAGCCCTCGGCGGACACCAAAACGCACACAAGAGAGAGAGGCAACACGCGAAACGACAACACCTTCAGTCAGCCATGGTTCACGGTTCCCTCGCCGAAGGCCACCACCAAGTTTACGGATTCATGAACTACAGGTTCGGATCTTTCGGTTCTTCTCCAACAATGGCTGCTTATCCTACATGGAATAACAGTAGCCACAACAACACCGGCGTCGGAAGGTTCTACGGAACCTCGTCatcatattcttcttcttctccttcttcttctcatcatcaacaGCCACCCATCAATGGTAACCCCTTGTCCGTGTGGCGAATCCCTAACGGTGGTGGTGGTAGTAACAACCCTATCTTGGGGCGCGAACGGGGGTTTCCTTTGCTTGCAGGGGAAGAAGTGAACGCAAGAATAGGAGCAACGAGGGTGGAATTAAGtcccaataataataatggttcaCAAAACGG AGTACAAGATAATGTTAAGTTGGCATGGACATTTTGTCCTAACACACGTGTGAGTTTCCAAGATAATATTGGTCCAGAGATCACAGGTGGTGGGGGTGATGATACAGAGGGTGGGTTTCTGAATTCTGATTCAGTGCAATGTAATTGA